CCTCGAGGAGGGGCGCTCCCGGCGCCGCGGGCGGCGGCTCGTCGAGCGCGGTCACTCCCCCTCCGCCCTGTGCGGGTGGAAGCAGGCGTAGCGGTGACCCGGCTCGTGCTCCTCGAGCGCGGGGCGCTCGACGCGGCAGCGCTCGGTGACGCGCGGGCAGCGGGGGTTGAAGGCGCAGTTGTCGGCGAGGTCGCTGAGGTCCGGCGGCCGGCCGGGGACGACGGGGAGGAGGGAGTGCGAGGGGCGGTCGATGCGCGGGATCGCGTCGAGGAGCACCTTGGTGTAGGGCATCCGCACCCGCTCGAAGAGCTCCTCGGTCGCCGCCCCCTCGACGATGCGGCCGGCGTACATCACCGCCACCTCGCTCGTGTAGGAGGCGGCGAGGCCCATGTCGTGGCTGATGAGAAGGAGCGCCATCCCCATCTCCTGCTGCAGCTCGAGGAGCATCTCCATGATCTGGGCCTGGGTGGTGACGTCGAGGGCGGTCGTCGCCTCGTCGGCGATCAGCAGCTTCGGCCGGCAGGCGAGGGCGATCGCGATCATCACCCGCTGGCGCATCCCCCCCGACAGCTGGTGGGGGTACTCGACGTAGCGGGTCTCCGGCGAGGGGAGTCGCACCATCCGCAGCAGCTCGATCGCTCGGTCGCGGCCCTGCTGCCTCGTGATCTTCTCGTGCACGCGCACCGCCTCGCGGATCTGCGCGCCGATCCGCATCGTCGGGTTGAGCGAGCGGGCGGGATCCTGGAAGACCATCGAGATGAGGCGCCCGCGCACCTGGCGGAGCTCCTTCTCCGAGCACCCGACGAGCTCGCGGCCCTCGAAGCGGACCGACCCCGAGACCTGCGCCGTCGGCGGGAGCAGCCCCATCACCGCCCGCGAGGTGACGGTCTTGCCCGAGCCGGACTCGCCGATCACCGCGAGCGTCTCGCCGGGGGCGACGCTGAAGCTGACCCCGTTCACGGCGCGCACGACGCGGCCGCCCCCGTTGAAGCGCACCCGCAGGTCGTTCACGTCGAGCAGCACCGGCGCCGTGACGTCGTCGAAGCGCCGCAGCTGATGCGCCGGATGCTCGTCGCGCGCCGCGAGGCGCCCGGCCTCGGCGGTCGTCACCGGCTCGCCCAGCGGTCGCGCACCGCGTCGCCGACGAGGTTCAGGCTGAGGACCGTGGCGATGAGGAAGGCGGCGGGGATGATCACGAGGTCCGGGTTGCTCGACAGGTAGCTCTGGCCGACCGCGAGCATGTTCCCCCAGCTCGGCCCGGGCGGCGGCACCCCGTAGCCGAGGAAGCTGAGGGCCGCCTCGACGATGATCACGATCGGGATCCCGAGCAGGCCGAAGGTGAGCAGGTTCGGCACGACGTTCGGGATGACGTGGCCGAAGAGGATCGCCCGGTCCTTGCGCCCCGAGAGCCGCGCCGCCGTCACGTAGGTCTGCTCGCGCAGCCGCAGCGTCTGCGCGCGGGCGATGCGGGCGAAGGCGGGGACCGAGAAGAAGGAGATCGCGAAGATCACGTGCAGCTCGCTCGGTCCGAGGAACTGCGAGACGACGATCGCGAGGATGAGCGCCGGGAAGGCGAGGAACATGTCGAGGATGCGCATCATCGTCGCCTCGATGAGGCCCCCCTTGAAGGCCGCGAAGACCCCGTAGTAGCCGCCGAGGCAGAGGCCGATGAGGTTGGCGCCGAGGCCGACCTCGATCGAGACCCTCCCCCCGTAGAGGATGCGGGAGAAGATGTCGTTGCCGAGGTTGTCCGTGCCGAACAGCGCCCCCCGCGAGAGCGGCGGGACGTTGGCGTTCTGCAGCTGGCCGCCCACCGGGCTCGGCAGGCTGTGGTCGATGAGCGGCCAGAGGAAGCACGCCCCGACGAGCAGGGCGAGGAAGCCCGCCGGCAGCCAGAGCTCGAGGTCGCGCCGCCAGCGCGGCGCGGCGATCTCCGCGGCGTCGTGCACCGCGGTGACGCCGATCTCGGCGACCGAGACCTCAGGAAGTCGAACGGCCATAGCGGATCCGCGGGTCGAGGACGGCGTAGAGCAGGTCCGTCGCGAGGTTGGCGAGCACGATGACCACCGCGATCAGCAGCACCACCCCTTCGACGACGATCACGTCGCGGTTGTTGATCGCCTGGATGAGCTCCTGGCCCATGCCCGGGAGGGCGAAGATCTGCTCGATGATCACCGTCCCGCCGATCAGGGTGCCGAGGTTGAGACCGATCAGCGTGAGGAGGCCGAACATCGAGTTGCGCAGCGCGTGGCGGACGAGGATCACCCAGGGGTGGACGCCCTTCGCGCGCGCGGTGGTGATGTAGTCCTCGGCGACGAGCTGCTCGACGATGTCGGCGCGCAGCAGCCGCGTGTAGGTGCAGAACAGACCGAAAGCGATGGTCGCCGCCGGGAGCACCATCGAGTGGATGTTCTCCCAGAAGTTCTGCCTGAGCGGGACGTAGCCGAGCACCGGGACGAGGCGCAGGTGGAGGGCGAAGACGAGGCTCGCGAGCAGCGCGAGCACGAAGTTCGGCGTCGCGAGGCCGGCCATCGAGACGAGGATCGAGCAGCGGTCGACGAAACCCCGCGGGTGGCGGGCGGCGAGGACGGCGACGGGGATCGAGAAGGCGACCGAGAGCACGAAGGCGAAGAGGATCAGCTCGATCGAGACCGGGACCCGCTGGCCGAGGATCGAGGTGACCGACTGGCCGCTCGCGAGCGAGTTCCCGAAGTGCCCGCTCAGCACGTTGCCGAACCAGTGGCCGAACCGGGTGAAGAACGGCTCGTTGAGGTTGAGCCGGATCCGCAGCGCCTTCAGCTCCTGCGGGGTGGCGTTCAGGCCGAGGAGCGAGCTCGCCGCGTCGCCGGGGAGGAGGTTGAGCAGCGAGAAGGTGATGAACGAGACCCCGAAGAGCACTGGGATCGCGGTGAGCAGGCGGCGGCCGATGACCCGCAGGCTCGGCGAGGAGGCGAACGCGTGCAGGAGGCGGTTCCGGCGGGGCGGAGTAGAGGCGGCCGGGGCGCCCAATGTCACGGACGTCACGATCCGATGGCCCCCCAAAGTCCACGAGCCCCGCTCGCCGGCCAACCGGCGAGCGGGTGCCGGCGGCCCCCCGCCGACCTCCGCAGCATAGAACAGCACTTCCACGCGCACGTGCACAGGAATCTGCCCCGGCGGGTTCCCCTCGGCCCCGCGGCGCCCTAAAATCGCCACACGGCAGAAGGGGGCCCCATGCTGAGCACCGAAGAGAACGTCCTCCTCACGAGCACCTCGCGGGGCACTCCGATGGGCGAGCTGCTCCGCCGCTACTGGCACCCCGTCGCCGCCGCCACCGAGTTCGACGAGCAGCGCACCAAGGCCGTGCGCCTGCTCGGCGAGGACCTCGTCCTCTACAAGGACCGCTCCGGCAGCTACGGGATGCTCGAGCGCCACTGCCCGCACCGCCGCGCCGACCTCTCCTACGGCTACGTCGAGGAGTGCGGCCTGCGCTGCAGCTACCACGGCTGGGCCTTCGACGCCGAGGGAAACTGCACCTCCCAGCCCTTCGAGGACGTGCAGCACGAGAACCGGCGCTTCAGGGACTCGATCAAGGCCCGCGCCTATCCCGTCCAGGAGCTCGCCGGGCTCGTCTTCTGCTACCTCGGGCCACAACCCGCACCGCTCTGCCCGAACTGGGAGCTGTTCACCTACGAGAACGGCTTCCGCCAGATCGTCCTCGCCGAGGTGGACTGCAACTGGCTGCAGTGCGCGGAGAACAACATCGACCCGGTGCACTTCGAGTGGCTGCACAACAACTGGGCCCTCGAGCAGCTCGGCCGCTTCTCGAAGGGCGAGCGCGCCGCGGCGCACGTGCGCATCGGCATCGACGAGTGGGAGTACGGCTTCGGCTACAAGCGGATCCTCGAGAACACCGACGAGACCTCGCCGCTTTGGACCCAGCCGCGCCTGCACATGATGCCGAACCTGTTCATGCCGGGCGGCACGCACTTCGAGTACCGGGTGCCGGTCGACGACACGCACACCCTCTCGGTGGTCTGGAGCTACGAGCCCGTGCCCCTCGAGCAGCGCCCCTACGTGCAGGAGAAGATCCCCCACTGGTACGCCGAGATCACCGACCCGGTGACGGGGCGCTGGATCAACACCCACGTCATCAACCAGGACACGATCGCCTGGGTCGGCCAGGGCAGGCTCGCGGACCGCGAGAACGAGCACCTCGGCGCGAGCGACCTCGGCGTGCGGATGTTCCGCAAGCAGCTGCTCTCGGACCTCGCGGCCATCGCCGAGGGCCGCGACCCGATGGGCATCGTCCGCGACCCGGAGAAGAACTCCCCCGTCCGCTGGCCGGACGACCGGCGGCTGCTGATGGAGAAGGGGCTGCCGAAGAAGGAGTGGCTGCAGCGGCGCGAGCAGCGCCCCGACTCGCCGCGCCCCGCCGACGACTACTTCGCCTTCTACGCCGGCCAGCCCCCCGAGGTGCGCAAAGCCTACGAAGAGGCGATGGGGATCTAGGACAACCGAGCCGAGGAGGGCGACGATGGTGCGGGTCACGACTACCTGAACTTGGACGGCAACGCTGAGGAGACCTTCGAGTTCTACAAGGGCGTCTTCGGCACGGACTACGTCGCACCGATCCGGCGGATGGGCCGACATCCCCGCGGGCGACGACGCCCCGAAGCTCTCCGAGGACGAGCAGCAGAAGGTGCTGCACGTCGCGCTCCCGATCCTCGCCGGCCACGTGATCATGGGCACCGACATCCTCGAGTCGATGGGCCACGAGCTGCGGATCGGCAACAACACGACGATCAACGTCGAGCCCGACAGCCGTGAGGAGACCGAGCGCCTCTTCGACGCACTCTCGGAGGGCTCGACCGACCTCGCGCCGCTTGCCGACATGTTCTGGGGCGCGACGTGGGGGAGCTGCCTCGACCGCTTCGGGGTGCACTGGATATTCAACTTCGAGCACGCCGCGCCCTGAGGCCCCGGTGGGCGCCGCCGCCGCAGGTCAGCCCGAGGCCGCGAACGCCGCGAGCGCGAGGCCGGCGAGGCGGTAGCGGGTCCACTCCTCCATTGGGAGCGCGCCGATCGAGCGGTAAAAGGCGATCGCGGGCGCGTTCCAGTCGAGCACCGACCATTCGAGCCGCGGGCACCCCTCGGCGACGGCGAGGCACGCCAGCTCGGCGAGCAGCGCCCGGCCCACGCCGCGGCCACGGTGCGCGGGGCGGACATAGAGGTCCTCGAGGCAGATGCCCGGCCGTCCCGTCCAAGTGGAGAAGCTCCGGAAGTAGATCGCCATCCCGGCGAAACTCCCGTCGACGAGCGCGAGCCGGGCGAAGGCGGCCGGCTCCTCGCCGAAGAGCGCCCGTCCGAGCATCGCCTCGTCGATCTCCACCTCCTCGAGGGCGCGCTCGAAGTGCGCGAGCTCGCGGATCATCGCGACGAGCTCGCCGAGGTCGTCGCGGGTGGCGAGGCGGATCATGGAGGGAGTCTCGCTCCGATCGTGAAGGTGCAGCGCCCGGCGGCGGGCTCCCGTCGTCGGCTCGGGCCGGGACCGCCGCGCCCCGATGGGTTCGACCGTATCCGTCCGCCCCACGGCGTGCCACGGTGCACCCTCCACGCCCAGAGGGGGGCTGATACCTTCCGCTCGGCCGAGGGGTGCCCGTCCAAGAGGAGAGCGCAGTCGCCGCATCGATCTTCGTCGACCTCGGGCCGCTCCGGCGTTTCCCCGACTTCCGCCGGCTGTGGGTCGGCTTCGGCCTCCGTCAGTTCGGCACCTGGCTCACGGTGACCACCGTCGTCTACCAGGTCTTCATCCTCACGCGCTCCAACGTCGCGGTCGGCCTGATCAGCGTGGCGCAGGTCGTGCCCGGCGTGATCACGCCGGTCTTCGGCGGGGCGATCGTCGACGCCGTCGACCGCCGGCGCCTCCTCGTCGTCACCGCGCTGCTGCTGTCGGTCTCAAGCGTCGCCCTCGCGCTCAACGCCCTCGGCGGGCACCCGGCGCTGTGGCCCCTCTACGTCTGCTCCGGGGCGACCTGGGCGCTCACCGGCATCGACACGCCGACGCGCACCGCCGTGCTCATCACCTTGGTGGACCGCGACTCCTACATCGCCGCGAACGTCCTCCGCCAGGCGCTCTCCCAGCTCGGGCAGGTCGCCGGGCCCGCGATCGCCGGGGTGCTCATCGCCACCTTCTCCCACGACATCGCGGCGGTCTACTGGATCGACGTCGCGGTGACGCTGGCCGCGACGCGCTCGGTGCTGCGGCTCCCCGCCCTCGGCGCGGCAGGCGGTCGCTTCAGCCTGTCGTCGATCGCCGAGGGCTTCGCCTTTCTGAAGCGCCGGCAGGTGATCCAGGCCTGCTTCCTCGCGGACATCAACGCGACGCTGCTCGGCCTGCCGACCTCGCTCTTCCCCTACATGGCCTTTGTCCACTTCCACGGCGGGGCGCGCACCTTCGGCCTCCTCACCGCCTCGCCAGGGATCGGCGCGCTCCTCGGCGCGACGGTGAGCGGCTGGACCCAGCGCGTCCGCTACCAGGGGCGCGCGGTGCTGATCGCGGTGGTCGTCTGGGGGCTTGCGATCGCCGCCTTCGGCTTCGTCCCGTGGCTCGCCGCGGGAGTCGCGCTGCTCGCCATCGCGGGCTGGGGGAACGCCGTCTCGGCGGTGATGCGCAACACCATCCTCCAGGCCGAGACGCCCAATCGCCTGCGCGGGCGGCTCACCTCGCTGCAGAGCATCTCGGTGCAGATCGGCCGCCTCGGCAACGCTGAGGCCGGCTTCGTCGCGGCGCTCTCGAACGCACAGCTCTCGATCGTCTCGGGAGGGCTCGGCTGCATCCTCGGCGTGCTCGCGATCGCCCGCTTCATGCCCGCGTACGCCCGCTACCGCCTCGACGCCCGCCCGAGCGCGCCGGACGAGATGGAGGAGGGCGCGACGGGGTAATAGAGGCGGTATGACCGTTCCTCAGCCAGAGCCGCCGCCGAAGCCGGAGAGCCCCGATCCCGAGGCCGAAGAGGCCCCGCCCGGGGACGCGGGAGAAGAGGCCCCGCCCGGGGACAAGGAAGCCGAGCGCGAAGGCGGCACCGAGCCGGGAGTTCCGCGCGAGCCGGCCTGACCGGAGCATCGACTTCTCGCTCGCGGCGCTCGCCTTCGCCGTCAACATGGACCGCTCTTCGGGGCTCGCGATCTCCACGATCGCGTGCGTCGCCGGCTGGACGGCTCACTACCTGGAGGAGCTCAGTGAGCCACCCCTCTGCTTTCGCGCCGTGCCGCGCTCTACGTCGGCAACACCGGGCCGTAGCGCGCAACGACGGCCCCGTGGCCTTGGGCGAGCGGCCCGCCGCTGGCACTCAGCCCCCGATCGGGGGTGGCGCCTCGAGGCCGTAGAGCTCGGTGACGTTCTCGGAGAGGATCCGCCGCAGCACCTCGGGGGCGAGGCCACCGAGGTCGCGGTCGATCACCTGGCGGGAGTTCGGCCAGCTGCTGTTGCCGTGGGGGAAGTCGTTCGACCACATGCAGTTGCGCACCCCCCAGCCGTGCGGGAAGTGGTGCGAGCCGACCTCGTCGCTGACGAAGGTCGCGTAGACCTGCCGCTCGAAGAGCTCGCTCGGCGAAGCGCTCAGCTCGAGGCCGTTCATCTCCCCGTGACGGCGCGCGTAGTAGTCCCACTGCTGGAGGATCCAGGGGATCCAGCCGATCTCGAACTCGACGAGCACGAGCTTCAGGCGGGGGAAGCGGTCAAGGGTGCCGTAGAAGAGGAAGTCGAAGAGGCCGTGGATGGCGTCCATCACCTTGTACTCGACGCTGCCGCGGAACTGCTCGATGCCGCGCATCCGCTGGCGGCTCGAGTAGCTGAAGCCCGACAGGATGTGGAGGTTGATCGGCGCCGCCATCTCCTCGGCCGCGGCCCACAGCCGGTCGTAGTGGCCCGTCGTGTACTCGAGGCCATCCGGAGGGACGTGCCAGAGGAGGGCGCCCTTCAGCCCCGCCGCGGTGGTGCGCTCGAGCTCTTTCACGGCGAGGTCGATGTCGTAGGCGGAGATCATCGGCACCCCGACGAGGCGTCCCGGGGTGCCGGCGCAGTACTCGACGATCCAGTCGTTGTAGACCCGGAAGCACTCGCGCTGCAGGTGCGCGTCGGTCAGCTTGTACTGGGTGAGCCCGAGCGTCGGATAGAGCACCTCCATGCTCACTCCGTCGCGCTCCATGACGCCGAGGCGGTCCGCCGGATCGGTCGCGCCGGGCAGGTCCCCGGAACGGTCCGGGAGCGGAGGGAGCGCGTCGCGAAGGTCGGCCGGGAGGCGTGTCGCCCAGAGGTCGGGAGGCTCGTCGACGTGGGAGTCCGCCGAGATGAGCAGCTCCGCATTGGTGGCGACCGCCGTCGGGTCCACCTGCCTCAGCACCGACCGCTGCATCCGCGCACCTCCGTCCGTCGTCTTCGCTGACACGCTCCACCACCGGCGGGCCCCCGTCAACCGAGCCCTTGACCGCAGTCGGCGGCGGCTCGACAATCGCTGCGTGGCCCGCGAGGAGATCGACGCCTACCTGGCGAGCCTCGACGAGCCCAAGCGGGCGACCCTCGCCGCGCTCCGCGAGAGCCTCCGGCGCCTCCTCCCCGACGCCGAGGAGGGCATCTCCTACGGCCTGCCCGCCTTCCGGCTGCGGGGCAAGACCGTCGCCGGCTTCGCCGCCTTCACGCGGCACCTGAGCTACCTGCCGCACAGCGGCTCGGTCTTCCCGGTGCTCGCC
This window of the Acidimicrobiales bacterium genome carries:
- a CDS encoding ABC transporter ATP-binding protein; translated protein: MTTAEAGRLAARDEHPAHQLRRFDDVTAPVLLDVNDLRVRFNGGGRVVRAVNGVSFSVAPGETLAVIGESGSGKTVTSRAVMGLLPPTAQVSGSVRFEGRELVGCSEKELRQVRGRLISMVFQDPARSLNPTMRIGAQIREAVRVHEKITRQQGRDRAIELLRMVRLPSPETRYVEYPHQLSGGMRQRVMIAIALACRPKLLIADEATTALDVTTQAQIMEMLLELQQEMGMALLLISHDMGLAASYTSEVAVMYAGRIVEGAATEELFERVRMPYTKVLLDAIPRIDRPSHSLLPVVPGRPPDLSDLADNCAFNPRCPRVTERCRVERPALEEHEPGHRYACFHPHRAEGE
- a CDS encoding ABC transporter permease, which encodes MAVRLPEVSVAEIGVTAVHDAAEIAAPRWRRDLELWLPAGFLALLVGACFLWPLIDHSLPSPVGGQLQNANVPPLSRGALFGTDNLGNDIFSRILYGGRVSIEVGLGANLIGLCLGGYYGVFAAFKGGLIEATMMRILDMFLAFPALILAIVVSQFLGPSELHVIFAISFFSVPAFARIARAQTLRLREQTYVTAARLSGRKDRAILFGHVIPNVVPNLLTFGLLGIPIVIIVEAALSFLGYGVPPPGPSWGNMLAVGQSYLSSNPDLVIIPAAFLIATVLSLNLVGDAVRDRWASR
- a CDS encoding ABC transporter permease; this encodes MTLGAPAASTPPRRNRLLHAFASSPSLRVIGRRLLTAIPVLFGVSFITFSLLNLLPGDAASSLLGLNATPQELKALRIRLNLNEPFFTRFGHWFGNVLSGHFGNSLASGQSVTSILGQRVPVSIELILFAFVLSVAFSIPVAVLAARHPRGFVDRCSILVSMAGLATPNFVLALLASLVFALHLRLVPVLGYVPLRQNFWENIHSMVLPAATIAFGLFCTYTRLLRADIVEQLVAEDYITTARAKGVHPWVILVRHALRNSMFGLLTLIGLNLGTLIGGTVIIEQIFALPGMGQELIQAINNRDVIVVEGVVLLIAVVIVLANLATDLLYAVLDPRIRYGRSTS
- a CDS encoding aromatic ring-hydroxylating dioxygenase subunit alpha, encoding MLSTEENVLLTSTSRGTPMGELLRRYWHPVAAATEFDEQRTKAVRLLGEDLVLYKDRSGSYGMLERHCPHRRADLSYGYVEECGLRCSYHGWAFDAEGNCTSQPFEDVQHENRRFRDSIKARAYPVQELAGLVFCYLGPQPAPLCPNWELFTYENGFRQIVLAEVDCNWLQCAENNIDPVHFEWLHNNWALEQLGRFSKGERAAAHVRIGIDEWEYGFGYKRILENTDETSPLWTQPRLHMMPNLFMPGGTHFEYRVPVDDTHTLSVVWSYEPVPLEQRPYVQEKIPHWYAEITDPVTGRWINTHVINQDTIAWVGQGRLADRENEHLGASDLGVRMFRKQLLSDLAAIAEGRDPMGIVRDPEKNSPVRWPDDRRLLMEKGLPKKEWLQRREQRPDSPRPADDYFAFYAGQPPEVRKAYEEAMGI
- a CDS encoding GNAT family N-acetyltransferase; translation: MIRLATRDDLGELVAMIRELAHFERALEEVEIDEAMLGRALFGEEPAAFARLALVDGSFAGMAIYFRSFSTWTGRPGICLEDLYVRPAHRGRGVGRALLAELACLAVAEGCPRLEWSVLDWNAPAIAFYRSIGALPMEEWTRYRLAGLALAAFAASG
- a CDS encoding MFS transporter, whose translation is MPVQEESAVAASIFVDLGPLRRFPDFRRLWVGFGLRQFGTWLTVTTVVYQVFILTRSNVAVGLISVAQVVPGVITPVFGGAIVDAVDRRRLLVVTALLLSVSSVALALNALGGHPALWPLYVCSGATWALTGIDTPTRTAVLITLVDRDSYIAANVLRQALSQLGQVAGPAIAGVLIATFSHDIAAVYWIDVAVTLAATRSVLRLPALGAAGGRFSLSSIAEGFAFLKRRQVIQACFLADINATLLGLPTSLFPYMAFVHFHGGARTFGLLTASPGIGALLGATVSGWTQRVRYQGRAVLIAVVVWGLAIAAFGFVPWLAAGVALLAIAGWGNAVSAVMRNTILQAETPNRLRGRLTSLQSISVQIGRLGNAEAGFVAALSNAQLSIVSGGLGCILGVLAIARFMPAYARYRLDARPSAPDEMEEGATG
- a CDS encoding amidohydrolase family protein codes for the protein MLRQVDPTAVATNAELLISADSHVDEPPDLWATRLPADLRDALPPLPDRSGDLPGATDPADRLGVMERDGVSMEVLYPTLGLTQYKLTDAHLQRECFRVYNDWIVEYCAGTPGRLVGVPMISAYDIDLAVKELERTTAAGLKGALLWHVPPDGLEYTTGHYDRLWAAAEEMAAPINLHILSGFSYSSRQRMRGIEQFRGSVEYKVMDAIHGLFDFLFYGTLDRFPRLKLVLVEFEIGWIPWILQQWDYYARRHGEMNGLELSASPSELFERQVYATFVSDEVGSHHFPHGWGVRNCMWSNDFPHGNSSWPNSRQVIDRDLGGLAPEVLRRILSENVTELYGLEAPPPIGG
- a CDS encoding DUF1801 domain-containing protein, producing MAREEIDAYLASLDEPKRATLAALRESLRRLLPDAEEGISYGLPAFRLRGKTVAGFAAFTRHLSYLPHSGSVFPVLADDLTDYTFSTGALRFPIDQPLPEALVEKLVAVRLRQAFAE